Proteins from a genomic interval of Paenibacillus sp. FSL R5-0623:
- a CDS encoding penicillin-binding protein 2: MTEEDTPVNKPSTARLNLFFFAAFVIFSILIFRLAFVQFVEGPELTYMETSRNTKDIPLAPVRGPIYDATGEVALAYSEPVQSLYVLLYEDYRNDERRQEAEELAHDLAAVFKQFNPGDKEQPDAEEIIKRLDLDYQKTFGYVPRLVKSDLSTKEIAFFMEKKAEYPGVMVLEENIRKYDPDGVAVQVVGYTREFKRAPDSIAKYKAIREGASTQRDPGLVYHEEEKVGFDGLELQYQEELRGRSGYQSIDIDARNLPDGTMLQTPPEKGYSLVSTINKEIQMAAQEAITDELRRLPKAITGYAVAMEVDTGNVVAMASMPDYDPNDWDYDKIKFVFRNGTTESFPPNDAKPSRAESVILLGSVIKPLSVLIGLKEGLFTAGQTYHDQGYAVLGKDGRQVKNSHSAYNGSITARKAIEKSSNAFMIDMVGKRLLSKYGSEKGIDVWHKHMQEFGLGVSTGVDLPNEFLGRLEYTNEDESALTRLAFASFGQQAKYTTMQLAQYTTMLANKGKRMEPHLVKEIRDADGNVVKEIKPKVLNEVDFADAHWNEVHKGMVTKVSAFDGFPYDYARKTGTSEQGTGPNKKENGVFIAFAPRDNPKLAVAVVVPEGGFGSVSASPIARKIFDAYDEVYGLDGTPKGKKDEGKDNE; this comes from the coding sequence ATGACTGAGGAAGATACACCTGTTAACAAGCCTTCCACCGCAAGGCTGAATCTGTTTTTTTTCGCGGCATTTGTCATATTCAGTATTCTCATTTTCAGATTAGCCTTTGTGCAGTTTGTGGAGGGTCCTGAACTGACGTATATGGAAACGAGTCGTAATACCAAAGACATTCCACTCGCACCTGTTCGTGGTCCCATCTATGATGCGACAGGGGAAGTCGCGCTGGCTTATTCCGAACCTGTACAGTCCCTGTATGTGTTGTTGTATGAGGATTATCGGAATGATGAACGTAGACAGGAAGCAGAGGAACTGGCTCATGATCTGGCGGCTGTGTTTAAGCAGTTTAATCCAGGGGATAAAGAGCAGCCGGATGCGGAAGAGATCATCAAACGATTGGATCTGGATTACCAGAAAACGTTTGGGTATGTGCCGAGGCTTGTGAAGTCGGATCTATCGACCAAAGAAATTGCCTTTTTCATGGAGAAGAAAGCGGAATATCCGGGCGTTATGGTGCTGGAAGAAAACATAAGAAAATATGACCCGGATGGCGTAGCGGTTCAGGTTGTGGGTTACACAAGAGAGTTCAAGCGAGCACCAGATTCCATTGCCAAATATAAGGCCATCCGTGAGGGGGCAAGTACCCAGCGTGATCCTGGTCTTGTGTACCATGAAGAAGAAAAGGTTGGCTTCGATGGGCTGGAGCTTCAATACCAGGAAGAACTCCGTGGACGAAGCGGATATCAGTCCATTGATATTGACGCACGTAATCTGCCAGATGGGACGATGTTACAAACACCACCGGAGAAAGGCTACAGTCTGGTTTCCACCATTAACAAGGAGATTCAGATGGCTGCACAAGAGGCGATAACGGACGAATTGCGCAGACTTCCGAAGGCAATTACCGGATACGCAGTAGCCATGGAAGTGGATACGGGGAATGTGGTGGCTATGGCAAGTATGCCAGATTATGATCCAAACGATTGGGATTATGACAAAATCAAGTTTGTATTCCGGAACGGAACCACCGAGTCGTTCCCACCGAATGATGCCAAGCCTAGTCGGGCGGAATCCGTTATACTTCTTGGATCAGTAATCAAGCCGTTAAGTGTCCTGATTGGATTGAAAGAGGGATTATTTACAGCAGGACAGACCTATCATGATCAGGGATATGCGGTTTTGGGGAAAGATGGCCGACAAGTGAAGAACTCGCATTCTGCTTATAATGGTTCTATTACGGCGAGAAAAGCGATTGAGAAATCCTCCAATGCCTTCATGATTGATATGGTGGGGAAACGTTTGTTAAGTAAATATGGCTCAGAGAAAGGTATCGATGTCTGGCATAAACACATGCAGGAATTTGGCTTGGGTGTGTCCACTGGTGTAGATCTGCCTAATGAATTTCTGGGTAGGCTAGAATATACTAATGAAGACGAATCAGCTCTAACACGTTTGGCATTTGCCTCGTTTGGACAGCAAGCCAAGTACACCACGATGCAACTCGCACAATATACCACCATGCTTGCCAATAAGGGCAAGCGGATGGAACCACATCTGGTGAAGGAAATCCGTGACGCGGACGGCAATGTGGTGAAAGAGATCAAACCTAAGGTGCTTAATGAAGTTGATTTTGCCGATGCGCACTGGAATGAAGTGCACAAAGGAATGGTTACCAAAGTAAGTGCATTTGACGGTTTCCCATACGATTATGCACGGAAAACAGGAACATCAGAGCAGGGGACCGGACCGAACAAAAAAGAGAATGGTGTGTTTATTGCCTTTGCACCACGAGATAATCCGAAGCTTGCTGTAGCTGTTGTTGTACCAGAAGGTGGATTCGGGTCAGTCAGTGCTTCACCAATAGCACGAAAAATTTTCGATGCATATGATGAAGTGTATGGTCTCGATGGAACGCCGAAAGGTAAGAAAGACGAAGGGAAAGACAACGAGTAA
- a CDS encoding penicillin-binding transpeptidase domain-containing protein, with product MKKHSNEKDELTDKRRFSYRMNVFFFASFVIFSVIIVRLAFLQFVEGPELSQEEASNITKDVPLPPVRGTIYDSTGEVKLAYSKPIQSLYLTLYKNYGDVDGKPSPNIGEVQDIATRLHDVFEQYKLKDSESLTVEKIIEEMDLNSRKANGFMPRLIKSDLSEEEVAYFLQHKDEFKGIQIVEESVRFYDPDTVAVQTIGYLKKFRSSKSLNKYKEVDEANKTQTDPGLVYTENEFVGFDGLELQYQDALRGKSGYTSVDVDLRNLPEGVAGSTPPQKGYDLISSINKNVQVKTEQAILDQLSWLHRNPVSGRLHPNAKTGFAVAMEVDTGKIVSAASMPDYDTNVWRTGGISSEDYDKIKYIYQNGTIRGFPPDDSGKRAESVVLLGSTIKPLSVLIGLKEGFFTTNTVYSDRGSTTFGGDNRRVQNSSGHVYGALYPRDAIRHSSNVFMIDEIGKKLYSNYGAKGVDVWDEYMEKFGLGISTGVDLPNEYLGRKEYGKDSIESSLTKLVYASFGQQGKYTTMQLAQYTTMLANKGKRMEPQLVREFRDSEGNVVEKVKPKVLSTVEFNDAYWNEVQRGMATEVSAFSGFPYDFARKTGTSTQVVGGKLVDNGVFIAYAPRNNPKLAVAVVIPEGGFGSSSAAPVARAIFDAYDEEFGLDGVPKKDKNKESDSESGTQ from the coding sequence ATGAAAAAGCATTCCAATGAGAAGGATGAACTTACAGACAAACGGCGCTTTAGTTACCGAATGAACGTATTTTTCTTCGCTTCCTTTGTTATTTTTAGCGTTATTATTGTACGCTTGGCCTTTTTGCAATTCGTGGAAGGGCCTGAACTCAGTCAGGAAGAAGCAAGTAACATTACCAAAGATGTACCACTTCCTCCTGTGAGAGGCACGATCTATGATTCTACAGGTGAGGTGAAGTTGGCTTACTCCAAGCCCATTCAGTCTCTCTACCTGACACTTTATAAAAACTATGGGGATGTTGATGGGAAACCGAGTCCTAACATAGGGGAAGTACAGGATATTGCAACCCGGTTGCATGATGTGTTTGAACAGTACAAGCTGAAGGATTCAGAGTCACTTACGGTGGAGAAAATTATTGAAGAGATGGACTTGAACTCCCGCAAAGCGAACGGTTTTATGCCGCGTCTGATCAAGAGTGATCTGTCCGAGGAAGAAGTTGCTTATTTCCTGCAGCACAAGGACGAGTTCAAAGGTATTCAGATCGTCGAGGAGAGTGTACGTTTCTACGATCCGGATACGGTAGCGGTTCAGACAATCGGTTACTTGAAGAAGTTCAGAAGTTCGAAGTCCTTGAACAAATACAAAGAGGTGGATGAGGCCAATAAAACGCAAACGGATCCTGGCCTGGTGTATACGGAGAATGAATTTGTAGGCTTTGATGGACTGGAACTGCAATATCAGGATGCTCTCCGCGGCAAAAGTGGATATACATCCGTTGATGTTGATTTGCGTAATTTGCCTGAAGGTGTTGCTGGTTCTACCCCGCCGCAGAAAGGTTACGACCTGATTTCCAGCATTAACAAGAACGTTCAGGTAAAAACAGAACAGGCCATTCTGGATCAGTTGAGTTGGCTTCATCGGAATCCGGTTTCCGGTCGATTACATCCAAATGCCAAGACCGGATTTGCAGTTGCGATGGAAGTGGATACCGGGAAAATCGTATCTGCTGCCAGTATGCCGGATTATGATACCAACGTATGGAGAACTGGCGGTATAAGTTCTGAAGATTACGACAAAATAAAATATATTTATCAAAATGGTACCATTCGTGGATTCCCGCCAGACGATTCAGGTAAACGGGCGGAATCTGTTGTATTGCTTGGTTCTACAATTAAACCGCTCAGTGTATTGATCGGTTTGAAAGAAGGTTTCTTCACTACAAATACCGTATATTCAGATAGAGGTTCAACGACCTTTGGTGGGGACAATCGCAGAGTGCAGAACTCATCAGGGCATGTGTATGGTGCATTGTATCCTCGTGATGCGATTCGTCATTCCTCGAACGTGTTCATGATTGATGAAATTGGTAAAAAGCTTTACTCCAATTATGGTGCAAAGGGTGTCGACGTGTGGGACGAATACATGGAGAAATTTGGGTTAGGTATCTCCACAGGTGTTGACCTGCCTAATGAATATCTTGGGCGCAAAGAATATGGTAAGGACAGCATCGAGAGTTCTTTGACCAAGCTGGTGTATGCCTCCTTTGGTCAACAGGGAAAATACACAACCATGCAGTTAGCACAGTACACGACAATGCTGGCGAACAAAGGAAAGCGGATGGAGCCACAACTGGTTAGAGAGTTCCGGGATTCGGAAGGCAACGTAGTCGAGAAAGTAAAACCGAAAGTACTCAGCACGGTAGAGTTTAACGATGCCTACTGGAATGAAGTACAACGAGGCATGGCAACCGAGGTATCTGCTTTTAGCGGATTCCCTTATGACTTTGCCAGAAAAACAGGGACATCGACACAGGTAGTAGGTGGCAAACTGGTGGATAACGGGGTGTTTATCGCCTATGCCCCACGTAATAATCCGAAGCTTGCTGTCGCTGTGGTTATCCCCGAAGGGGGCTTTGGATCGAGTAGTGCGGCTCCGGTTGCACGTGCGATCTTTGATGCCTATGACGAGGAATTCGGTCTCGACGGTGTACCGAAAAAGGACAAAAATAAAGAATCAGATTCGGAATCAGGCACACAGTGA
- a CDS encoding transglutaminase domain-containing protein, giving the protein MLQNWLDSLKELNGITIMLLLIVAASLLQGWSRGASRSAGRLFGFLMDGIMAVIGILLSIGLTLWLAPYVQQWLSEYASAMPNRELNRWEQMYYTLVTAIADFPLMRFAVLFVLSYGLIRLILGFLSSFIFSSRQGSAEESAPKGMFSRLTGAVIGTIIGSVRGMIVIAVLFMIVSLYPGSMFSRYVEASPIYMQGAKSVIEPLSGTFIKDKLPVFTQAVQKELGGILQRKYEVIDHNIPTDIESAASEIVKGQSTDEAKARALYDWVGSRIQYDYGKVDDYEQKGIWHEQNPQNTFDTRKGVCIDYARLYAVMARSQGLEVKVVTGLGYNGQGGYGPHAWNEVYLSDSESWVPLDPTWAISGDWFNPPNFADTHLKDQSA; this is encoded by the coding sequence GTGCTGCAGAATTGGCTGGACAGCCTGAAGGAATTGAATGGCATCACGATTATGCTGTTGCTGATTGTGGCTGCTTCATTATTGCAGGGTTGGTCCAGAGGGGCTTCGCGTTCAGCAGGCAGACTCTTTGGGTTCCTGATGGATGGCATTATGGCGGTCATTGGTATTCTGTTGTCGATCGGTTTAACGTTGTGGCTTGCGCCATATGTACAGCAGTGGCTGTCTGAGTATGCTTCAGCCATGCCTAACCGTGAGTTGAACCGGTGGGAACAGATGTATTATACGTTGGTTACGGCGATTGCAGATTTTCCGCTAATGCGGTTCGCTGTATTATTTGTACTTAGCTATGGACTCATCCGACTGATTCTCGGGTTTCTCTCATCATTTATTTTTAGCAGCAGGCAGGGGTCAGCTGAGGAAAGTGCGCCTAAAGGTATGTTTAGTCGGTTGACGGGTGCAGTCATTGGCACGATCATAGGCTCCGTCCGCGGAATGATTGTCATTGCGGTTTTGTTCATGATTGTCAGTCTTTACCCTGGAAGCATGTTCAGCCGATATGTGGAAGCATCCCCGATCTATATGCAAGGGGCCAAATCGGTTATCGAACCGTTGTCGGGCACGTTCATCAAGGACAAGCTACCCGTCTTTACGCAGGCTGTGCAAAAGGAACTGGGCGGCATCCTGCAACGTAAATATGAAGTCATCGACCACAATATTCCGACGGACATTGAATCAGCAGCGAGTGAGATTGTCAAAGGCCAATCGACAGATGAAGCCAAAGCAAGAGCGCTATACGACTGGGTAGGTTCACGTATTCAGTATGACTATGGTAAAGTGGATGACTATGAGCAAAAGGGCATATGGCATGAACAGAATCCACAGAATACATTTGATACACGTAAAGGCGTATGTATTGATTATGCCCGTCTCTATGCGGTAATGGCCCGTTCACAAGGACTTGAAGTCAAAGTGGTTACAGGACTTGGTTATAACGGCCAGGGAGGGTACGGTCCGCATGCGTGGAATGAGGTGTATTTGAGTGATTCCGAGAGCTGGGTTCCGCTTGACCCGACATGGGCAATCAGTGGAGACTGGTTTAATCCTCCGAATTTTGCCGACACCCATCTAAAGGATCAGTCAGCTTAA
- a CDS encoding ATPase: MNSNTEGVVMNIEVIKEFVMQNWLVIVVALIILFFVLNVVKTVLKWAIAIIIIAALLIYSGISIDQIKQTVTDVQSSTMDTLKKEATSMMLKEASKAKYVKGQDGAFTITSPNVEIKGRTQSDKVDVTFRGISLGEWKLDNETIRTFVEQAQENKTAPAS, encoded by the coding sequence ATGAATTCTAATACGGAAGGTGTAGTCATGAACATAGAAGTAATCAAAGAGTTTGTGATGCAGAACTGGCTGGTGATCGTGGTTGCATTGATCATATTGTTCTTTGTTCTGAATGTGGTCAAAACCGTATTGAAATGGGCGATTGCCATCATCATTATTGCGGCTCTACTGATATACAGCGGCATCTCCATTGATCAGATCAAACAGACAGTAACAGACGTACAATCCAGCACGATGGATACATTGAAGAAGGAAGCAACCAGCATGATGCTGAAGGAGGCTTCCAAAGCGAAATACGTCAAAGGACAGGATGGAGCGTTCACCATCACAAGTCCCAATGTGGAGATTAAAGGCAGAACTCAATCGGATAAAGTCGATGTGACCTTCCGTGGAATTTCACTTGGCGAATGGAAACTCGACAATGAAACGATACGTACGTTTGTCGAACAGGCACAGGAGAACAAAACAGCACCAGCATCGTAG
- a CDS encoding MFS transporter, with the protein MKTAIWLYLFLFLAVFDLHAQYPILTPFAISLGAAPTFIGWMMGIYSLTHLPGNLIAGTQIDKHGSRRYIVFSLLGAGFILLLQAYVQTPWQLLALRSISGFVLAFLSPACLALLAQLSSDPVKQGKYMSGHGVVHTLASVVSPAAGAIIVGSMGFSATFSGLGYLLILTGVIAFMTMPRGIIKQQERVTEPAKPDVSPADATSAFLPVSWRYFALPLVIACAQGILFFELPLRGGGQSSIMSTGLLFSIISIGALFTLSMLFLNRYSPKLRLVAGVLLMSLSFFVMAAIPQVPLSTVLFVLGMSKGIIFPAMATLFIRLSGGSKLGRIFSLQSIATSIGSFIGPITAGQLRIGLSPYFIAFVLLMIGMLLLPYYTSRREASLSDPKSILN; encoded by the coding sequence GTGAAAACGGCCATCTGGCTATACCTGTTTTTGTTCCTTGCCGTATTTGATTTGCACGCCCAGTATCCGATTCTGACTCCTTTTGCCATCTCGCTGGGAGCTGCCCCTACCTTCATTGGCTGGATGATGGGCATCTATTCCTTAACACATCTTCCTGGCAATCTGATTGCCGGAACACAAATCGATAAACATGGTAGTCGCCGCTACATTGTATTCAGTCTGCTCGGTGCAGGATTCATCCTGCTCCTGCAAGCCTATGTCCAGACACCATGGCAACTGCTGGCGCTGCGTTCCATCAGCGGGTTTGTGCTGGCCTTTCTGTCTCCTGCATGTCTTGCCCTGCTTGCACAGTTATCCAGCGATCCGGTTAAACAAGGGAAGTATATGTCGGGTCACGGGGTAGTACATACCCTCGCATCTGTGGTATCACCAGCAGCCGGTGCGATCATTGTAGGTTCCATGGGATTCTCGGCTACATTTTCAGGCTTGGGCTATCTGCTTATTCTCACTGGTGTTATTGCTTTCATGACGATGCCTCGTGGCATCATCAAGCAGCAGGAGAGAGTAACGGAACCTGCCAAACCTGACGTTTCACCAGCAGATGCCACAAGTGCATTCCTGCCAGTGTCCTGGCGATACTTTGCCTTGCCTCTGGTGATTGCCTGTGCCCAAGGAATTCTCTTCTTCGAATTACCCCTTCGGGGCGGAGGACAATCGTCCATCATGTCTACCGGACTGCTGTTCTCTATTATCAGTATTGGGGCACTCTTCACCCTCAGCATGTTATTTCTCAACCGGTATTCCCCCAAACTGCGTCTGGTTGCGGGCGTGCTGTTAATGTCCTTGTCTTTTTTTGTGATGGCAGCCATTCCACAAGTTCCGTTGTCCACCGTATTGTTTGTACTCGGGATGTCCAAAGGCATTATCTTTCCAGCTATGGCTACCCTATTTATCCGGCTGAGCGGAGGAAGCAAGTTGGGCCGCATTTTCTCGCTGCAATCCATTGCCACCTCCATCGGCTCTTTCATCGGTCCCATCACAGCTGGACAACTTCGTATCGGGTTATCACCCTATTTCATCGCCTTTGTTTTATTAATGATTGGTATGCTGCTGCTTCCATACTATACATCCAGACGCGAAGCTTCCCTGTCCGATCCGAAAAGCATATTAAATTAG
- a CDS encoding toprim domain-containing protein, producing MPIHVIVEGKNDRSKLKRLVGPEINILCTFGTLNSLKLETLRKQVGYDEVFLFMDNDSSGKKIRGVLRDAFPDAVQMYTRRGYAGVEGTPDEYIIAQLEKAGLETYIQYPEHPSF from the coding sequence ATGCCTATTCATGTCATTGTGGAAGGTAAGAATGACCGAAGCAAACTGAAACGTTTGGTTGGACCCGAAATCAACATTCTATGTACGTTTGGAACACTTAATTCCCTTAAGTTGGAGACCCTGCGCAAGCAAGTCGGTTATGATGAAGTCTTTTTATTTATGGATAATGACAGTTCCGGCAAAAAAATTAGAGGTGTACTTCGGGATGCTTTCCCGGATGCAGTACAGATGTATACTAGACGAGGATATGCGGGTGTGGAAGGAACACCTGATGAGTATATCATTGCCCAGCTGGAAAAGGCCGGGTTAGAGACATACATCCAATACCCTGAACATCCTTCCTTTTAA
- a CDS encoding SCO family protein: protein MLKKYKWTWMLLGLALIMAVYLMWGTVFASKEKLPEIREIQSFSMENVDGSTVSLEDTQGKVRLFYFYFTSCPDVCPITTFTLSQVQDLLKEDDSFGKDVSFVSISFDPKVDTREKIKTFADRFHADYSGWYFLRGDMDKTKQLARDSFQILIEGENKDDFAHMNMIGLVDENNQLRKVYNAFNTEDVVPAVIAEDIRNLIKE, encoded by the coding sequence ATGCTGAAAAAGTACAAATGGACATGGATGCTGCTCGGGCTCGCACTGATAATGGCTGTGTATCTGATGTGGGGCACCGTATTTGCGAGTAAGGAAAAATTACCCGAGATTCGTGAAATCCAATCCTTTTCTATGGAAAATGTAGATGGCAGTACGGTATCACTGGAGGATACGCAAGGGAAAGTCCGATTGTTCTACTTTTATTTCACCAGTTGTCCGGATGTCTGCCCGATTACGACCTTTACGTTATCCCAGGTGCAGGATCTGTTGAAAGAGGACGACAGCTTCGGTAAAGATGTCTCATTTGTATCTATTTCATTCGACCCGAAAGTCGATACAAGAGAGAAGATTAAGACGTTTGCGGACCGCTTCCACGCGGATTATTCCGGATGGTACTTCTTGCGAGGGGATATGGACAAAACCAAACAGTTGGCCAGGGATTCATTCCAGATCCTGATCGAAGGGGAGAATAAGGACGATTTTGCCCATATGAACATGATCGGGTTGGTGGATGAGAACAACCAGCTGCGCAAGGTATATAACGCATTTAATACAGAGGACGTTGTGCCAGCTGTCATTGCCGAGGATATTCGCAATCTGATTAAGGAATAA
- a CDS encoding metal-dependent hydrolase — protein MDTSTHFVMGIGLAGLAYVDPVVAASPMLAAAVMIGTIAGSQAPDIDTALRLKSNSLYIRNHRGLSHSLPFLLLWVLLITGVIALIFPGVPIGHVATWTAVAVGFHVFTDLFNTYGTQAARPFTERWIAWNIIHIFDPFLFTTHVIAILLWAFDLIAPAPLFVTLYSLTGLYYIWRTIARAQAVRKVRRLDNSPEQARYIIIPTISWNRWHVVKRVEDGSYVIGKMDGSNLVWSLHASSSTHAAVAASRKSPEVSAFLYFTSYAVAEVEELPAGYKVRWADVRYRHRKQYPFVAVIVMDRNFETIDTYVGWLSDEKMDKKLLSARP, from the coding sequence ATGGATACCTCTACACATTTTGTCATGGGGATTGGTCTAGCCGGTCTGGCTTATGTCGATCCTGTCGTCGCAGCGAGTCCCATGCTTGCAGCTGCGGTAATGATTGGCACGATCGCCGGTTCCCAGGCCCCTGACATTGATACTGCTTTACGTCTCAAAAGCAATTCGCTTTACATCCGGAATCATCGGGGCTTGTCACACTCTCTGCCATTTCTCCTGTTATGGGTTTTGCTCATCACCGGCGTCATTGCACTGATATTCCCTGGTGTCCCTATTGGACACGTTGCCACCTGGACCGCTGTGGCCGTAGGCTTTCACGTATTCACCGATCTGTTCAACACCTATGGAACCCAAGCTGCCCGGCCTTTTACGGAACGCTGGATCGCCTGGAATATCATTCATATTTTTGATCCGTTTCTATTCACTACCCATGTCATAGCTATTCTGTTATGGGCCTTTGATCTGATCGCCCCTGCACCACTCTTCGTTACGTTGTATAGTTTGACCGGTTTATATTATATATGGCGAACGATTGCTCGTGCACAAGCAGTCAGAAAAGTTAGACGTCTCGACAACAGCCCAGAGCAGGCAAGATACATCATCATTCCAACGATATCCTGGAACCGCTGGCATGTGGTTAAACGAGTTGAGGACGGCAGTTATGTGATCGGGAAAATGGATGGTTCTAATCTGGTATGGAGTCTGCACGCCTCGTCTTCTACTCATGCGGCCGTTGCTGCTTCACGCAAATCACCGGAAGTTAGTGCCTTCCTCTATTTCACCTCCTATGCGGTGGCAGAGGTTGAAGAACTGCCTGCTGGGTACAAGGTCCGCTGGGCAGATGTACGTTATCGACACCGGAAACAATATCCATTTGTCGCTGTGATTGTGATGGATCGGAATTTTGAAACGATTGATACGTATGTAGGCTGGTTAAGCGATGAGAAGATGGATAAAAAACTTTTATCTGCACGCCCTTGA
- a CDS encoding alpha/beta-type small acid-soluble spore protein, whose product MAQGSRSSNNLVVPQATAALQQLKMEAAQELGVTIPQDGYYGNYTSRETGSLGGYITKRLVQIAEQSLAGSGK is encoded by the coding sequence ATGGCTCAAGGATCTCGTTCTTCAAACAACTTGGTGGTACCTCAAGCGACTGCAGCACTGCAACAATTGAAAATGGAGGCTGCACAGGAACTGGGTGTAACTATCCCACAAGACGGTTACTATGGTAACTACACTTCCCGTGAAACAGGATCTTTGGGTGGATATATCACCAAACGTCTGGTACAAATCGCTGAGCAGTCTCTGGCTGGGTCTGGCAAATAA